CTGAGCTCATCCCggtccctccctgtccccagcgGGGCTGGCCGGGGGGAGTTGCCCACCCGGGGGGCTCGGGCGCGGTGGGATGAGTCGGGCCCGGGAGGATGCGCCGGCTCCGGGCACCGGTGTCGGGATTTGGGGGttgaggggagggaggggctgGGTGGCCGGGGTTGGGGAACGGGGGAGGGGGTTGTTTCATGAGGGGGTGACACGGTCCAGGTGGAAGGACGGGGCTTGGAGGGGTGGCAGATGCCACCAGATGGAATCCGGGTCCCCAAAACGACTTCAAAGCAACCTGAGCATCCTccgctggggggggggggcggctgcTCCGAGGGGGGGTGGAAATTTAgaacgggggggggggtctgggTGGATGAGCTGCATCTTTGTGGGGGTCACCCTGGGGTGATGGCTGGGACCCCACCTCCCCTCGGCCCCCCTGGCTGAGGAGCCACTCTCACCCCAGCCAAATTCCTGGGAGCTTAATGAGTAACTCGGCCTCGAGTGGGGGTTTCGGTGCCTTCTCGCCCCCCCTGGCCGTGtttgtgcagggctggggggcgAAGGGGGGGGACCCTCTTCATCACCGCGCCGGCGCTGAGGGGTCGGGGGCCCCCGGCTCGGGGGGAACTCGCCTTTAGGGCCGTCAAAAGCCCCCGAGGCCGGTTCCAGCTCTGCGAGAGGCCGTAAAAACAACCTGAGGgaggttggggggggggttcTGCAGGGCTCAGCTGAGACCCTCCGAACTCGTTTCATGCCACGGCCACCCCCGACGCCTCCGCTCCTCCCTCCCGCAGCCTCCGGCCCTGAGCGGAACATGGAGGGTCCCGACACTTTCCCGGGCGGTGGCACCGGGGGGGTCCTGGGGCAGAAGCGTCGCTGCATGTCGGCGCTGGAGCCCGTCACCAGACCTGCCGGggacgaggaggaggaggaggaggaggaggaaggcggCTTTCGGGGGGTGCCCCTGCGGCGATCCTGTGCCCTCCGGACCTCCATCCGCTCCCGGGATCCTTTCCGCCGGCACAGCTGGGAACCGGGCAAGGAGCTGCGGGGGATCCCCGGCTACGACCAGCTCAGGTATTGTCACCTGTCCCGTGTCCCCGAGCCCCCCCCCCGAGCCGGAGCCTTCCCTCCGGCATCCCCAGGGCCGAGCACCCCTTGTCCTGACCCGGTGGGAACACCCCGAAACCGGGTGCTAGAGCAAGGGGCTCACCCCAGGGGAATGGCGAGGGGGGGTCCCGGTTTGGTGgtccctgtgtcccctcccGGCTCAGGGTCTGCGTCTACCCCAGCGTGAGTCTCAAAGGGCTGAGCCCCGAGGACATCGGCTCCAGCgcggaggggctgggggggcaccGGAGGGACCCCCGGAGAGCCCCCCTCCTCCACAGCCGTGACGACCTGGAGTCGCTGCTCTCCCAGGACGAGGAAGACGAGGCCGACGTGCAACGGGCACAGGTAGGGAcccccccaccctcctcctcctcctgccaccccagggTGCCCCATCCCGCAGCACCCACCTGCACCCGGGGAGAGGGGATCACGATGAGTCCCCAGGAAAGCCTCATCCTGGGGGGCTTGGCCTGGTATCGTGCTGGAGGGCTTGGCCACCATCCTGGGGGTCCTTGCCATCATTCCAGGTGGCCTCGTCATCCTCCTGAGTGGCTTTGCCATCACGTTGGGTGGCTTTGCCCATCCCCCTGGGAGCAGGAAGCCTGTTATC
This sequence is a window from Apus apus isolate bApuApu2 chromosome 27, bApuApu2.pri.cur, whole genome shotgun sequence. Protein-coding genes within it:
- the LOC127394910 gene encoding A-kinase anchor protein 13-like, which gives rise to MEGPDTFPGGGTGGVLGQKRRCMSALEPVTRPAGDEEEEEEEEEGGFRGVPLRRSCALRTSIRSRDPFRRHSWEPGKELRGIPGYDQLSVSLKGLSPEDIGSSAEGLGGHRRDPRRAPLLHSRDDLESLLSQDEEDEADVQRAQEDARELPPCRGTGGLSKSASLSIIDSFPDPDEISPFSSRQSLVNG